DNA from Orbaceae bacterium lpD01:
AAAATAGCTTACTTAATAGACTGTTTTTAAAGGTAAAAGTTATCAAGATAAAGCCGGACTTAGCGTGCTTGACCGCCTGAAATCTTATCTATTAATGAAATATGCGCTTAATGTTATCAATAACTTTTCATAGTAAATTTATTTTACATGATTATGTGCAAGGTAAATTTTTTTTCCAAAAAACAGACAAATAATTTATTTACTTTGGATTGCTTAAAATTCACAAACTCCATTATCATCAAACCGTTACTAAATGTAAACCTACGGAGGACATAATGGAGTTAACCCCAAGAGAGATTGAGAAACTGATGCTATATACCCTGGCTGACGTTGCACAAAAACGTAAAAATCGTGGCGTGAAATTAAATTACCCTGAAGCTGTCGCTATTATTTCAGTGACGGCTTTAGAAGGGGCTCGCGATGGTAAAACGCTCGAAGATGTGATGAAAGAAGCGAGCATGGCTTTAACCAAAAGTGATGTGATGGACGGGGTGGCTGATCTCATTCCTAAAGTTCAGGTCGAAGCGATTTTTACTGATGGTAGTCGACTGGTTACTGTCCATGATCCAATCAAATAAATTGCGCCCATTAGCCTGCAAGACATCGTTGTATTAAGGAGAAGAAATGAGTAACGCAAAACAATCTACGCCTTTGGGAGGCGTCATTCTCGCCAGTACCCCAATCGAATTTAATACTGATAAAACTGAAATCAAAATCAAAGTCCGTAATACCGGTGATCGACCTGTGCAAGTCGGTTCACATTTCCATTTTTTTGAAGCTAACAATGCGCTGGAATTTGATCGTAGTGCTGCCTACGGTAAACGTTTAAATATTGCCGCGACAACCGCTATTCGTTTTGAACCCGGTGATGAAATTGAAGTTTCATTGATTCCTTACGGCGGTAAACAGACCGTTTATGG
Protein-coding regions in this window:
- a CDS encoding urease subunit beta, translated to MSNAKQSTPLGGVILASTPIEFNTDKTEIKIKVRNTGDRPVQVGSHFHFFEANNALEFDRSAAYGKRLNIAATTAIRFEPGDEIEVSLIPYGGKQTVYGFNNLVDGWTGDNGSGQARPEQQIALEKAIKQGFKHKAS
- a CDS encoding urease subunit gamma, whose translation is MELTPREIEKLMLYTLADVAQKRKNRGVKLNYPEAVAIISVTALEGARDGKTLEDVMKEASMALTKSDVMDGVADLIPKVQVEAIFTDGSRLVTVHDPIK